The window TAAGTTCCGAGAAGTCAACGTCTAGGCTGAAGCTTTTCTTGACAGCTCCAACAGAAGCATACCGATTTTGAAGAATAGTACGAGCTTGTTCGGGAGAGTTCGCTTCGATCTTCTCTTTTTTGGCGTTTCCTCTAGTGTCCCGAACCTCAGCGATGAAGGTAGGCATAATAGGCGTCTCGATGAAACGAAAGCATCGTTAGATGGGTAATGGGTCAGAGTGAATGGGACAAACTTCTACCAAGTACCCATTACCTCTGACCAACAGACTAGAAATGCAAGAATTAACGGGAATTCATATCAGGCTCAGGATTTAAGGATGGCAATGGGGGTTCTTCCACAAAACCCATACCTTAACTGGATAACTTAGCGAGCTACTTTAGTCCCTGGAGCAACCTTGGCCCCCATATTTCCGATAGCCGCACTTCCAGCACCGGCCAGAATCCGCTGCATCTCTTCAGGTTTGGAACTCTTAGATACAGCCGCTTCAAACGTAATTTGACCTGTTTTAACCAAATGCGCTAACGACTGTTCCATCGTCTGCATCCCCATTTTTGAACCGGTTTGGATGGCAGAGTAAATTTGAGCTATTTTCCCTTCTCGGATCAAGTTTGCGATCGCAGGGGTTACAATCATGATTTCCTGCCCCATCACCCGACCAAATTCACCCGGTTTTGGATTTTTCTTGGGTATTAAAGTTTGACTAAAGACGGCAATTAAGGAGTTAGAAAGCTGAGCATTAATTTGTTGTTGTTGCTCTGGCGGGAACACGTCGATAATCCGGTTGATCGTCGAAGCAGCCGAACTAGTATGCAGGGTTCCCATCACCAAGTGACCTGTCTCTGCTGCCGAAATGGCTAGAGAAATGGTTTCCAAATCCCGCATTTCTCCGACCAAAATTACATCAGGGTCTTCCCGCAATGCTGCTTTCAAAGCATTAGCAAAGCTTTTGGTATCTTCACCCTTTTGGCGTTGATGAACCAAACTTTTAATGTTGGGGAACACATATTCAATGGGGTCTTCAACCGTTAGAATATGTTCGGGTCGGGTTCGATTAATCAGGTCAACCATTGCCGCCAGGGTGGTGGTTTTACCAGACCCCGTAGGTCCTGTCACCAACACTAATCCTCTTGGTCTTTCACTCATTTCCCGAACAATATCGGGTAAATTCAACTGGTCAAAGTTAGGGATTTTGGAAGACAACGCCCTCAAGCAAGCCGCATAGTAACCCCGTTCTTTATAGACATTGACGCGGAAGCGAGCCAATCCCTTAACTCCATAAGAACAATCTAATTCCCAATTCTGCTCTAACTCCTTGCGTTGGGTATTATTGAGCATACTGAAGATCAGTTTCTGACATTCGTGGGGGGTCAGGGGGTCTTCGTGAATGGGCTGGAGTTTTCCACTAATGCGGAAGTAGACGGGGGCACCGGATTGAATGTGCATATCTGAGCCACCCATTTCAATCAACTGCTCCATCAAGTCTTCAATCATTAGTTCCATTGCCATGGCTCTGTCTCCTTCGTAATTATTGGTTCACCGTTGTTGAGTATGAGTTGTTAGTTGGAACAAGAATTTATCCGTTCACAACTAACAACTATATTTTTAGTCCTGAAAACGAGGGGTCATGCAGTAAGGACAGTCTAACCACTCTTGTTGTAATGTGGCTGAGCAAGTCCGACAAGAGAGGGAACTCTTACGTTTGGCTTTGCGTTCGGCTTCTAACCCTGAATCGGTAAAGGTCACACGTTCCACTTCATCGAGTGTCGTGTAGCCTTGCTGTACCAGATTTAAGCTATAGGCTAATAAAGTGGTCATTCCCTCTTCTACAGCGGCTTCCTTCAGTCGCTCGGCTGGAGCAGCTTCGTTGATTAAGGTTTGAAGGCGATCGCTAATACGCATGACTTCATACACACCAACACGTCCTTTGTAGCCAACACCATTACACTTTTGGCAAAGTTTACCTTTAGCTCTGGCCTCGGCGATTTCATCGGGTTGTAGGGTGTTGGCTTTATAGAGCATGATTTCGCCTTCACGGGAGGTCGATAGACCAAAGCGAGCTAATTCGGCAGAGGTTGGCAC of the Allocoleopsis franciscana PCC 7113 genome contains:
- a CDS encoding type IV pilus twitching motility protein PilT; amino-acid sequence: MELMIEDLMEQLIEMGGSDMHIQSGAPVYFRISGKLQPIHEDPLTPHECQKLIFSMLNNTQRKELEQNWELDCSYGVKGLARFRVNVYKERGYYAACLRALSSKIPNFDQLNLPDIVREMSERPRGLVLVTGPTGSGKTTTLAAMVDLINRTRPEHILTVEDPIEYVFPNIKSLVHQRQKGEDTKSFANALKAALREDPDVILVGEMRDLETISLAISAAETGHLVMGTLHTSSAASTINRIIDVFPPEQQQQINAQLSNSLIAVFSQTLIPKKNPKPGEFGRVMGQEIMIVTPAIANLIREGKIAQIYSAIQTGSKMGMQTMEQSLAHLVKTGQITFEAAVSKSSKPEEMQRILAGAGSAAIGNMGAKVAPGTKVAR